From the Syngnathus typhle isolate RoL2023-S1 ecotype Sweden linkage group LG22, RoL_Styp_1.0, whole genome shotgun sequence genome, the window TTTGCAGGAATCTGACCACGTAGAGCGCATGACGGCTTACGTGCGGCTGAATGGCTGCTCGGTTTTGGTCCAATCGTCTGGCACCAAGACCTCCGTGCTCTGATTGGCTCTCGTCTGGTGTGTGGCTTGCAGAAAAAACTTTGAGGGCACCGTCAGCCATTTCACCACCGGCGCCGGGAAGAGGATGTTGGCTTTTCGCCAACGGGACGGCACTTTGCTCCACGTGGCGCCAGAACCTCAGGAGTACGTTTGCTCCTGTACCCTAACCGACCCATAACCCTGCACACTAAGCGCTTAGTCCCACACGTAACTTCCGGTCTCTTTCTGCTCCCGCATCCTAACCACTTAAGCACTAATCAGGTCCGATGGGGTCAGAGGTCACGGTGCATCTGTGTCACTCAGGGAGGAGGAGCCTCTGTTTCAAGCCATCCGCGCCGGCGACGTGAGGCGCCTGAAAGTTCTGATAGCATCTTCCGGAACCAACTTGATGTTGCCTAGCAAGCCCGGCTGGCTCGCCATCCATCAGGCGGCGTCTTCCAACCAGGAGGCGTGTCTCCGGGTCCTCCTGTCGGGTAACCGCAAACGCCACATTTAAAAAGCGGACTGAAGTATGTGCCTTCatttttgagtaaaaaaaaaaaatccacttagAAGGAGACATGCTAACATGCTAGCCGGCTAACAACTCTCGTTTGTATTTGTGGGCGGCGACCACCTCAGCCCAACCGGGGATGGTCAACAAGCGCACCCAGTACGCAGAGACGGCGCTGCTGGTGGCGGTGGACAGGGAGCATCTGCCATGCGCTCAACTTCTGCTGGAGAACGGCGCCGACCCCGACGCGGCCAACCGGGATCACGAGACTCCGCTGTACAAAGGTACGCAAAGCGCCGTGCGGCCGCGTGCCCGCCGTTGAGTCGATTGTCGTCTTCAGCCTGCGAGAGGGACAACCCGGCGCTGGTGGCGCTGTTGCTCAATCACGGCGCCGCCGTCAACGCAAAGTGCTACCAGGGCTGGACGGCACTCCACGAGGCCACCAGCCACAACAACGTGGAGATCTGCCAGATGCTCCTGAAGGCCGGAGGCAAACACTGCCCCGTCGATAATTACGGGATGACGCCGTTCTTGATGGCCGCTCAGAGCGGACAGTCGGCTTCCCTTCGTCTCCTGGTCAAGCACGGTAAGTCAGAGCCGCTTGTGGCGACATCAGCTTGACCCTCTTTGACCTCAGGGGCGGACATTAACACCCAAGCCGCCGACGGAGCGACGGCTCTTCACGAAGCCGCTAAGAACGGGCACGGCGACGTCGTGGAGTTCCTGCTTTCGCAGAAAGCCGACGCCAACATAGCGGGGAAAGCCGGACTGCTGCCGCTTCACATCGCCGCCCGCAAAGGGAGCGACAAGTAGGCCCCCCTTCCACGGCCCCCCACGAACGCACGGCTTGGTTGGGACACGCCTTCCTGTTTTCTTTCCCAGCATCGTGTCCATGTTGATCCCAGCCACAAGCAAGGCGAGAGTCCGGCGCACCGGCATCAGCCCGCTCCACGTGGCCGCCGAGCACAACCGCGACCAAGTCCTGGAGACCCTGATCCAGGCCGGTTTCGACATCAACGCCCAGCTGTGCGAAGAGCGCTCCAGGCTGTACGAGGACCGGCGCAGCACGACCCTCTACTTTGCCGTGGCCAACTACAACGTGGACAACGTCCGC encodes:
- the LOC133146842 gene encoding ankyrin repeat and SOCS box protein 2-like isoform X1 — translated: MCFKWPYGSHGERREAAAKKRKTPLADATRLGKGEVGAVMAELDDYSAFGELNDEELLQLAIQRSLEDKLAGQPEQKVNIVQPLVTQQQGPAHYSSPNPPCQKMPDIKNFEGTVSHFTTGAGKRMLAFRQRDGTLLHVAPEPQEEEEPLFQAIRAGDVRRLKVLIASSGTNLMLPSKPGWLAIHQAASSNQEACLRVLLSAQPGMVNKRTQYAETALLVAVDREHLPCAQLLLENGADPDAANRDHETPLYKACERDNPALVALLLNHGAAVNAKCYQGWTALHEATSHNNVEICQMLLKAGGKHCPVDNYGMTPFLMAAQSGQSASLRLLVKHGADINTQAADGATALHEAAKNGHGDVVEFLLSQKADANIAGKAGLLPLHIAARKGSDNIVSMLIPATSKARVRRTGISPLHVAAEHNRDQVLETLIQAGFDINAQLCEERSRLYEDRRSTTLYFAVANYNVDNVRMLLNAGADPNLDVFGPLLVAARQSCVESVTLLVEHGADINARIATHPTTFPAIFMFAMKYLPMFKYLLDNGGDALSCFHCVYGNGPHPPLQTGRSHPGDLERHETQRPTGGVTAGVQFCEMISAPSISRWAGPIIDVLLDYVGHVTLCSRLMEHLDSYDDWSVIKDKAALPRPLMQLCRIRIVQLVGRRRLKNLDLPGSLIRFLQHQEAYVDL
- the LOC133146842 gene encoding ankyrin repeat and SOCS box protein 2-like isoform X2, which codes for MCFKWPYGSHGERREAAAKKRKTPLADATRLGKGEVGAVMAELDDYSAFGELNDEELLQLAIQRSLEDKLAGQPEQKVNIVQPLVTQQQGPAHYSSPNPPCQKMPDMEEEPLFQAIRAGDVRRLKVLIASSGTNLMLPSKPGWLAIHQAASSNQEACLRVLLSAQPGMVNKRTQYAETALLVAVDREHLPCAQLLLENGADPDAANRDHETPLYKACERDNPALVALLLNHGAAVNAKCYQGWTALHEATSHNNVEICQMLLKAGGKHCPVDNYGMTPFLMAAQSGQSASLRLLVKHGADINTQAADGATALHEAAKNGHGDVVEFLLSQKADANIAGKAGLLPLHIAARKGSDNIVSMLIPATSKARVRRTGISPLHVAAEHNRDQVLETLIQAGFDINAQLCEERSRLYEDRRSTTLYFAVANYNVDNVRMLLNAGADPNLDVFGPLLVAARQSCVESVTLLVEHGADINARIATHPTTFPAIFMFAMKYLPMFKYLLDNGGDALSCFHCVYGNGPHPPLQTGRSHPGDLERHETQRPTGGVTAGVQFCEMISAPSISRWAGPIIDVLLDYVGHVTLCSRLMEHLDSYDDWSVIKDKAALPRPLMQLCRIRIVQLVGRRRLKNLDLPGSLIRFLQHQEAYVDL